A window of Chlamydiota bacterium genomic DNA:
GTTCATCACAATGCTATAGACATCGATAATGTTTCGATTTGTGCCACACGTTTTGGAGATTCTTTAGACTTTAATTTCGATAGTATTGTTGATGTCAATCCTTCACAAATAAAACAGCAAGACCCAAAGGAAAAGGAAAAAATCTACATACGTGAATTGAATCGACTAGAGATTGCTTTAAAAGAACTGAACCAAAGCGCTGCTATCAAAATCGCCATGGTGCACTATCCTCCAATTAGTCTTGATTTAAAAGATAACCCAGCGACACGTCTTTTAGAAAAATATCAAGTTAATTTTTGCGTTTTTGGACATTTACACAATGTCAAAAAAGGAACTTACTTTGGCACAAAAAACAATGTGCATTACATGTTTACTTCATGTGACTATCTTAACTTTACTCCTATTCTGATCACAACGTAAGGTTAGTTAAACTGATGTTACGCAGTAGATTCTGTTTAGAGGAGGAGCGAAAGGGACAAGATCCAAGTAGAACTCCTCGTTCAACTCCATGAGAGTTGAACGAGGAGTTCTACGCAGAAGATTGTTCCTTGCAGCCTTTCTGTGAACAGAAGGTAGTGCGTAAGGTCAGTTAAAAAGCAATATTAGAAACCAATTCTAAGACATCTTTTAGAGCAGGATCATCTTTTTCTATTCTCTCTTCAGGAAGAATACGCCTTCTTTTTTCGACAAGTTTTTGCACTTTTTTTGCCTGTTTTACAAAGTCATAGTCGATCAAAAATTGATAGAGCTCAATTAAAACATCTTGAAAATCCCCCTCTTTTTCACAAAGAAGAAACATTCTTTTCATCAGGGGAAAAAAGTATTCAACCTGATCTGTTTGCAAAACAAAATCTAACACTTCAAAACAAAATTCAAGATCATTTTCGTTTAAATATTCTACAAGCTCTTGCATCAAAAACTCTACATGAGGCAACTCTTCTTGAATACTTAAGCGCAATTTCAGCAACAAAAACCATTTGGGATCACTCATGTATTTTTCAAACCCTTCAATCAAATCTCGTGCATAAGCTTTTTGATTTTGTTCGAGTTGATCTGAAATAAAATCATACAAAAAACTCTCAACATCATTGGCACATCTTTCAATAACAGATAAAAATAAGATTTTTGGATCAATCGTTTTATCTTCATTTTCATCAAGCAATTGTTGGAGCGAAAACAATAAATCTACAATGGAATAACTTTGCTGATTCCCACGATCATATTCTTCTATTTTTCGATCTAATTCATCGCAAAATAAGCTGATACTTGGTTTTTGTGATGCCAAGCGTCTCCATAACTCAAAAACCAAAAGATAGACTTGATCTTGCGTTTTTATATCTTCAACATCTTCTGATAATAATTGTGTGAGATCTTCTGGATCTTCGGTGTTCTCCACATAGATTTCAAAACTGGGTTTATCAAGATGAATATTGATCTCTTTGAGCTGACTAAAAAGATCTTCTAGAGAAAAATTTCTATAATCTTGAACTTGCCAAGACTCGACAGTGAGTGTCGGATCCTCTTGATAATTCAGACGCAAAAGATTGTATAAAGCTCTCTTATCCATTCTTTTTTCACCTTAGCAAAAGCTCTTTACTAGTACAAACATTTTTTTACCCATGCGTAACATGAGTTAAAATTCGTTTATGTCCTGATGAAAAGGCTCTTGTTTCGCATTCTTTAATGGTCAACCACTCAAAATTTTCATCATCTTTTTTCTCAATTTCAAAAATAAAAGGAAACAACACTATGCTATAGCGTGTAAAGCTATGCTTAACAATAGGCATTTTTCTCACAAATTGCCCCCTTAGTCCTAACTTTTCGACATATTTTTTAGCGCATGTTTTTGTCATATTTTTTTCCTCAAAATAGGGAAATTCTAAAAGATCCTGCATCACTTTCTTTTCACAATTATGTTTCACAAGCACATTTTGATTATGCATCAAAATCAATACAAGCCTTTTCAATCGTTGAATTTTTGGCCTTTTTTTACGCACAGGTAATTGCATCTGCGTCTTTGTTAAATAGGCTTTGCACTCAGTTTTCAAAGGACAGCAAAAACATTTGGGTTGTTTTTTGCAAACAAGCGCACCTAATTCAATCAATCCTTCTGCAATTTCATAAGGTTTTTCTTCTGGTAAATGGACACGCTTTGCCAATGACTTTTGAACGCTAGGTTTTGTCACATCCTCTTTTTGGCCAAAAAAGCGTGCAAGCACACGCAAAACATTTCCATCGATTGCCAAAGCTTTTTTTAAGTGAGCAAAACTTAAAATCGCTGCTGCCGTATAAGGACCAATTCCAGGAATTTTTAAGAGTTCATCTCTGGTTTGTGGAATGTGGCCTTTAAATTTTTCTACAACGATTTTTGCGCCCTTTTGTAAGTTGCGCGCTCTTGAATAATAACCCAATCCTTCCCATAATTTCATCAAATGCATTGAGTCTGCATCTGCCAAATCAACGATGGTCGGAAAAGCTCGGATAAATCTCTCAAAATAAGACTTAACAACCTCCACTTGCGTCTGTTGAAGCATCACCTCAGAAATCCAAACATGATAAGGATTTTTTGTTTTTCTCCATGGTAAATCGCGTCGATATTTTAAAAACCAAGTTCTTAGGGATTCTAATTGCATGCACCTAGGTATAGCAAAAAACAGCTTTAAATTCTATGTAATTCAAAATCAATAACTTGCATCCTGGTGTGTAAGCCCTTTACTTTTAGGTAAAAAGGATGTACGCTATGGGCAAAAACAAAAGTTATTGTATGTCATCTGTAAAGAAAAAAAGACGTCTAAAGATCAAGAAGCATAAGAGAAAAAAAAGATCTAGACGTGATCGTCATAAGAAAAGCAAATAATTCTTATGTGGAATTTCCCAAATACTTACGATGTGATTGTCATTGGAGCTGGCCATGCTGGTATTGAAGCTGCATTCGCGAGCGCTAAAATGCAGAAAAAAGTGCTTCTTTTGACAATGAATCTCGACACCATTGGCAAACTTTCCTGCAACCCTTCTATTGGAGGCACTTCCAAAGGACATATCGTAAGAGAAATTGATGCTTTAGGTGGACTTATGGGCAAAAACACGGATAAAACAGGTATCCATTTTCGCATGCTCAACCGTTCTAAGGGACCTTCTGTCTGGTCTCCAAGAGCACAAGTCGATAAAGTTTTATATCAAACAGAGATCAAACACACAT
This region includes:
- the cpdA_3 gene encoding 3',5'-cyclic adenosine monophosphate phosphodiesterase CpdA; protein product: MRIFAISDLHLSLSCPEKDMSVFGPNWEDYQEKIKTHWQSIVKDEDLVLIAGDISWAMRLDQACIDLEFIHSLNGSKVISKGNHDYWWSSLTKVKKILPSSIQAVHHNAIDIDNVSICATRFGDSLDFNFDSIVDVNPSQIKQQDPKEKEKIYIRELNRLEIALKELNQSAAIKIAMVHYPPISLDLKDNPATRLLEKYQVNFCVFGHLHNVKKGTYFGTKNNVHYMFTSCDYLNFTPILITT
- the mutY gene encoding Adenine DNA glycosylase, whose product is MQLESLRTWFLKYRRDLPWRKTKNPYHVWISEVMLQQTQVEVVKSYFERFIRAFPTIVDLADADSMHLMKLWEGLGYYSRARNLQKGAKIVVEKFKGHIPQTRDELLKIPGIGPYTAAAILSFAHLKKALAIDGNVLRVLARFFGQKEDVTKPSVQKSLAKRVHLPEEKPYEIAEGLIELGALVCKKQPKCFCCPLKTECKAYLTKTQMQLPVRKKRPKIQRLKRLVLILMHNQNVLVKHNCEKKVMQDLLEFPYFEEKNMTKTCAKKYVEKLGLRGQFVRKMPIVKHSFTRYSIVLFPFIFEIEKKDDENFEWLTIKECETRAFSSGHKRILTHVTHG